A region of Halorhabdus rudnickae DNA encodes the following proteins:
- a CDS encoding site-2 protease family protein, with translation MVDTLTLVLIGVLAYAVAAMAAQRWGYLPSSLHVSGPITTVHTQRGKALLNRLARHRRFWRAWANVGLGFSLLVMVGMFLTIIFSGISGFRRPEANPIRTPTDALVLPGVNEFLPLSAAPEIVFGLAVAMIIHEGGHGLLCRVEDIEIESMGLALFTVLPIGAFVEPDEQSQRAADRGSKTRMFVAGVTNNFALTVLALLLLFGPVAGSITAANGVAVGGVLAGSPAERAGLGQGDVITSINESTVTLQDGEIVPIDRSVTVTAAVVDGPFDLAANDTITALDGTAVETVEDFEQALRNRSVVTLRTGDGTETTAPVGAYASSILADTPLSNASAPVGEPVVVTRIGNRRILDSDALVETLDGMAPGDRVTVEASVNGTRATYNVTLGRQGPDDAFLGVSGVQRGYSGVTVEDFGFGIRGYPAERMLAVLGGDGSSDIDFGLGEQLLWFLTLPFLTLLDPSAFGFAGFTGYVTEFYTIGGPLGFLGGGVFALANLLFWTAWINFNVGLFNLIPLFPLDGGHILRTSAEAVVARTPLNSRWAVKVVTVSVGLVMFASLLVMMFGPMLLA, from the coding sequence ATGGTCGACACGCTAACGCTCGTCCTGATCGGGGTCCTCGCCTATGCCGTCGCCGCGATGGCTGCCCAGCGGTGGGGGTATCTGCCGTCTTCGCTGCACGTCTCAGGTCCGATCACCACCGTCCACACTCAGCGCGGCAAGGCGCTGCTCAATCGGTTGGCCCGCCACCGTCGCTTCTGGCGCGCCTGGGCGAACGTGGGGTTGGGGTTCTCCCTGCTCGTGATGGTCGGGATGTTCCTGACAATCATCTTCTCCGGGATCTCGGGGTTCCGTCGTCCGGAGGCGAACCCGATCCGGACGCCGACGGATGCGCTGGTGTTACCGGGCGTCAACGAGTTTTTGCCTCTCTCTGCGGCCCCGGAAATCGTCTTCGGACTGGCGGTTGCGATGATAATTCACGAGGGGGGCCACGGGTTGCTCTGTCGGGTCGAAGACATCGAGATCGAGTCGATGGGGCTGGCGCTGTTCACTGTCCTGCCGATCGGTGCGTTCGTCGAACCGGACGAACAGAGCCAGCGGGCGGCCGATCGCGGATCGAAGACTCGGATGTTCGTCGCTGGCGTGACCAACAACTTCGCGTTGACTGTGCTGGCGCTGTTACTTCTGTTTGGACCGGTAGCAGGCTCGATCACGGCGGCAAACGGCGTCGCCGTCGGCGGCGTGCTCGCGGGATCGCCGGCCGAGCGAGCCGGACTGGGACAGGGCGACGTTATCACGTCGATCAACGAGTCGACAGTGACGCTGCAGGATGGTGAGATCGTCCCCATCGACCGGTCGGTGACGGTCACGGCGGCGGTGGTTGACGGGCCGTTCGATCTCGCCGCCAACGACACGATCACCGCGCTCGACGGGACAGCCGTCGAAACAGTAGAGGACTTCGAGCAAGCGCTCCGGAACCGCAGCGTTGTGACCTTGCGGACGGGAGACGGCACCGAAACGACGGCCCCGGTCGGCGCCTACGCGAGTAGCATCCTGGCGGACACCCCGCTGTCGAATGCGAGCGCACCGGTCGGCGAGCCGGTGGTCGTCACCCGGATCGGCAACCGTCGGATCCTCGACAGCGACGCGCTCGTTGAGACGCTGGACGGGATGGCGCCGGGCGACCGGGTGACCGTCGAGGCGTCCGTCAATGGGACACGGGCGACCTACAACGTCACGCTCGGCCGACAGGGCCCGGACGACGCGTTCCTCGGGGTCAGTGGGGTGCAGCGTGGCTACTCGGGTGTTACCGTCGAGGACTTCGGGTTCGGCATCCGTGGCTATCCGGCCGAACGGATGCTCGCCGTTTTGGGCGGCGACGGGAGCAGTGACATCGACTTCGGGCTGGGCGAACAGCTCCTGTGGTTCCTGACGTTGCCGTTCCTGACGCTTTTGGATCCCAGCGCCTTCGGGTTCGCCGGATTCACCGGCTACGTCACGGAGTTCTACACGATCGGTGGGCCGCTGGGCTTTCTCGGCGGCGGCGTGTTCGCGCTGGCGAACCTGCTGTTCTGGACCGCCTGGATCAACTTCAACGTCGGGCTGTTCAATCTCATTCCCCTCTTTCCCCTGGACGGGGGACACATTCTCCGGACGAGCGCGGAGGCCGTCGTCGCCCGGACGCCGCTGAACAGCCGCTGGGCGGTGAAGGTCGTGACTGTTTCGGTGGGACTGGTCATGTTCGCGAGCCTGCTGGTGATGATGTTCGGTCCGATGCTCCTCGCCTGA
- a CDS encoding site-2 protease family protein, translated as MVDTLTLVAAGVLAYMVATTVLRRRGYLPSFVRVSGPITTIRTARGRALLNRLASHRRFWRAWANVGVGFALLVMVGMFLTIIFSGIASLQQPGANPIQEPKNALVIPGLNDFLPLAAAPEIIFGLAVAMIVHEGGHGLLCRVEDIEIESMGLALFTVLPIGAFVEPDEQSQRAADRGSKTRMFVAGVTNNFALTVLALLLLFGPVAGSITAANGVAVGGSLPGSPADEVGIEQGEVITGVNGTAVTNQSTLTDALEGATGRTVDVSLREGETRRIERSVFVTTAIENGPLGVTSGDTIARVNGTAVHTAGAFHAALHNRTVATLTTTNGTETTGPIGAYVSRVAADGPLANAPGGPPTDASIVVTRVDGERIVTGGDLSAALDRTVPGQEVQVEAILDGRRHTYDVTLGEHPRTDVGFLGVSGVQPGVSGVAVNDFGIRAYPADAYLSLLGGGGQDLGLSMAERLFSIITLPFATIASPLVPFNFAGFVGPITSFYAVGGSLGFLGGGVFVLANLLFWTAWINLNLAVFNLIPLFPLDGGHILRTSTEAIVARTPLNSRWAVRAVTVSVGLVMFASLMLMLFGPALLA; from the coding sequence ATGGTCGACACGCTGACGCTGGTCGCTGCCGGCGTTCTTGCCTACATGGTCGCGACGACGGTGCTCCGCCGCCGGGGGTATCTCCCGTCGTTCGTGCGCGTCTCGGGTCCGATTACGACGATCCGTACCGCTCGCGGGCGTGCCCTGCTGAACCGACTGGCCAGCCACCGTCGCTTCTGGCGCGCTTGGGCGAACGTGGGCGTGGGATTTGCCCTGCTCGTGATGGTTGGGATGTTCCTGACAATCATCTTCTCGGGGATCGCGAGCCTCCAGCAGCCGGGGGCGAACCCGATACAGGAACCCAAAAACGCCCTGGTGATCCCGGGACTCAACGACTTTCTCCCGCTCGCCGCAGCCCCGGAGATCATCTTCGGGCTGGCGGTTGCGATGATCGTCCACGAAGGGGGCCACGGGTTGCTCTGTCGGGTCGAGGACATCGAGATCGAGTCGATGGGGCTGGCGCTGTTCACTGTCCTGCCGATCGGTGCGTTCGTCGAACCGGACGAACAGAGCCAGCGGGCGGCTGATCGCGGATCGAAGACTCGGATGTTCGTCGCTGGCGTGACCAACAACTTCGCGTTGACTGTGCTGGCGCTGTTACTTCTGTTTGGACCGGTAGCAGGCTCGATCACGGCGGCAAACGGCGTCGCCGTCGGTGGTTCGCTTCCGGGGTCACCCGCCGACGAGGTGGGGATCGAACAGGGTGAGGTCATCACCGGGGTGAACGGTACCGCCGTCACGAACCAGTCGACGCTCACCGACGCGCTGGAGGGGGCAACGGGCCGGACTGTCGACGTATCCTTGCGCGAGGGTGAGACCAGGCGGATCGAGCGCTCGGTGTTCGTCACGACGGCAATCGAGAACGGGCCACTCGGCGTGACCAGCGGCGACACGATTGCCCGCGTCAACGGGACTGCCGTCCACACGGCCGGAGCGTTCCACGCTGCACTCCATAATCGGACAGTCGCAACCCTCACGACGACCAACGGCACTGAGACGACTGGGCCGATCGGGGCCTACGTGAGTAGGGTCGCGGCGGACGGGCCGCTGGCCAACGCGCCCGGTGGGCCTCCCACAGACGCTTCGATCGTCGTCACTCGCGTCGACGGCGAACGCATCGTAACCGGCGGGGACCTCTCGGCCGCACTGGACCGGACAGTTCCCGGTCAAGAAGTGCAGGTCGAAGCGATCCTCGACGGCCGCAGACATACGTACGACGTCACGCTCGGTGAGCATCCGCGCACGGACGTCGGGTTTCTCGGCGTTTCGGGCGTCCAGCCTGGCGTTAGCGGCGTGGCGGTCAACGACTTCGGTATCCGTGCCTACCCCGCCGACGCCTATTTGAGCCTCTTGGGCGGGGGCGGACAGGACTTGGGGCTGTCGATGGCTGAACGGCTGTTCTCGATCATCACGCTCCCGTTCGCCACGATCGCCAGCCCACTGGTCCCGTTCAACTTTGCGGGGTTCGTCGGCCCGATCACGTCGTTTTATGCGGTCGGCGGGTCGTTGGGCTTTCTCGGTGGCGGCGTATTCGTGCTGGCGAACCTGCTGTTTTGGACCGCCTGGATCAACCTCAATCTCGCCGTCTTCAATCTGATCCCGTTGTTCCCCTTGGACGGTGGTCACATCCTCCGGACGAGCACGGAAGCGATCGTCGCAAGGACGCCGCTGAACAGCCGCTGGGCCGTGCGGGCGGTGACAGTCTCGGTGGGTCTGGTGATGTTCGCCAGCCTCATGCTCATGCTGTTCGGTCCGGCGCTGCTTGCCTGA